The Ornithodoros turicata isolate Travis unplaced genomic scaffold, ASM3712646v1 Chromosome24, whole genome shotgun sequence genome includes a region encoding these proteins:
- the LOC135373361 gene encoding uncharacterized protein LOC135373361: MQKEWQKKLDRLEKELETERALCRQTQDALLKKFAVIPVDTPTQPGSDAQMGLLQSAQELRAAWTTLNSPENATDMWMHEPVTVCHQETCAEPFSCTPTIDSVARNEVTSHSTREYQKMMPHPPDETCTTSSTPIDSQQRNSTANIESVTEPRQRPKAASCVQGKGKAQNRSSVPLLKAVETKVHMGNDIYVSQEKLTWAMESKKDSRFSRDMSRLVWTDEELHGRSVTGKHCNRFAKEGAVPRPPLTPVKVQVVFNGYHHFVLSKESPAPSMKRINGFALHMSSLLNDLNKE; this comes from the exons ATGCAAAAGGAATGGCAAAAAAAGCTAGATCGTCTTGAGAAGGAATTAGAAACTGAGAGGGCACTCTGCCGTCAAACACAGGACGCACTGTTAAAGAAATTTG CGGTCATCCCTGTGGACACACCAACACAGCCAGGAAGCGATGCTCAAATGGGCCTCCTCCAATCAGCGCAGGAGCTACGTGCTGCCTGGACCACACTGAACTCCCCTGAGAATGCAACCGACATGTGGATGCATGAACCA GTCACTGTGTGTCACCAGGAAACCTGTGCCGAACCTTTCAGTTGTACCCCTACCATTGACAGTGTTGCTCGGAATGAGGTAACGTCTCACAGCACACGAGAATATCAG AAAATGATGCCACATCCACCAGATGAGACCTGCACTACGTCGTCGACTCCCATTGATTCCCAACAGAGGAACAGCACAGCCAACATTGAGTCCGTGACAGAGCCTCGCCAAAGACCTAAGGCAGCATCATGTGTACAGGGAAAGGGCAAAGCTCAGAACAGAAGCTCAGTTCCACTACTGAAGGCTGTTGAGACCAAG GTGCACATGGGAAATGACATCTATGTGAGCCAGGAGAAGCTAACATGGGCGATGGAATCGAAGAAGGACTCCAGGTTTTCTCGTGATATGTCACGACTAGTATGGACTGATGAAGAGCTGCACGGAAGGAGCGTGACTGGCAAACACTGCAACCGTTTCGCAAAAGAGGGTGCAGTGCCCAGGCCTCCACTTACACCAGTCAAGGTCCAGGTAGTCTTTA ATGGGTACCACCATTTTGTGCTGTCAAAAGAATCCCCAGCACCATCCATGAAGAGGATCAACGGTTTTGCGCTACACATGAGCAGCTTGCTCAATGATTTAAATAAAGAGTAA
- the LOC135373362 gene encoding uncharacterized protein LOC135373362, whose translation MTRQVRQSNAQNNLVAINTALGWTFQGPVSVRSSLENKDSTLVCVLRTDATHEASLQMFSEIEHMGITDGNSNDEGDDKVLCQFKETVQKVGGRCAVTLSWKNDFVLNDNLEVAESRLNGLLKKLKKNGLMAEYDAAMRKYASDGHAEKVLVESENGKQPQQVYYMPHQAVVKQESETTKLRVVFDGSSHAPTVALLNDCLEEGPSLNTDLLPVLIRFRMYRIGLAADIEKAFLQVEVQERDRDALRFLWCQDGPTEDISQNPVEVWRMKRVPFGTTASPFLLAATLRHHLDNVKGHFQRTARHIVNSFYVDDLLTGSSTVDGAITIYNDASSILQEAGMNLRKWISNAEEVRKQFGEQDTNSRQERTLSCREDRKVLDILWDTYGDTLKVSGKRMLEDGIALISSKRGILSAAAKLFDPLGMLSPFSIRIKMLFQRLWEEKVDWDTPLTGNIQELWHTWLSKLDNIALNRCLVPDGNYNFKYELHIFSDASPYAYGACLYLRAIANGRTAKVGFVFAKARVARLKTLTLPRQELMGALLGVRLSKKITEALTRLKEVTCVYWTDSSITLCWGLYQVPRQSSDSKNGSITTGSSRSRYAI comes from the exons ATGACGAGGCAGGTGCGGCAAAGCAATGCCCAGAATAATCTTGTTGCCATCAACACTGCTCTGGGTTGGACTTTTCAAGGACCGGTATCAGTTAGATCTTCACTCGAGAACAAAGACAGCACTCTAGTTTGTGTGCTTCGCACTGATGCCACTCACGAGGCGTCATTACAGATGTTCTCGGAAATTGAGCATATGGGTATTACGGACGGAAATAGTAATGATGAAGGCGACGACAAAGTTCTTTGTCAATTTAAGGAAACCGTACAGAAGGTTGGCGGAAGATGTGCCGTCACTCTATCTTGGAAGAACGATTTCGTCCTTAACGATAATTTGGAAGTAGCCGAGAGTCGGCTCAACGGGCTCCTAAAAAAGCTAAAGAAAAATGGTTTGATGGCAGAGTACGACGCTGCGATGAGGAAGTACGCAAGTGACGGACATGCGGAGAAGGTACTCGTCGAGTCAGAGAACGGGAAACAACCTCAGCAAGTCTATTACATGCCGCATCAAGCTGTGGTCAAACAGGAATCAGAAACCACAAAGCTTCGTGTTGTCTTCGATGGATCCTCGCATGCACCTACCGTAGCTTTACTGAACGATTGCCTGGAAGAAGGACCCAGTCTGAATACGGATCTTCTGCCGGTCTTGATACGTTTCCGAATGTACCGTATCGGTCTGGCAGCAGACATTGAGAAAGCCTTTCTTCAGGTTGAGGTCCAAGAAAGGGACAGGGACGCTTTGAGATTTCTGTGGTGTCAAGATGGTCCTACGGAAGATATTTCTCAGAATCCGGTGGAAGTATGGAGAATGAAACGTGTACCCTTCGGAACGACAGCGAGCCCCTTTCTTTTGGCGGCCACACTGAGACATCACCTAGACAACGTCAAAGGGCATTTCCAACGGACGGCACGGCACATTGTCAATAGTTTCTACGTGGACGACCTATTGACGGGTTCATCAACGGTGGATGGAGCAATAACGATATACAACGACGCTTCATCTATCCTTCAGGAAGCTGGCATGAATTTACGAAAATGGATTTCAAACGCAGAAGAGGTACGAAAACAGTTTGGTGAGCAAGACACCAACAGTAGACAAGAGAGGACCCTGAGTTGCAGGGAGGATCGGAAAGTTCTCGATATACTGTGGGACACGTACGGTGATACTCTCAAGGTATCAGGCAAACGCATGCTAGAGGATGGCATAGCGCTCATTAGCAGTAAACGCGGAATTCTGAGCGCAGCAGCGAAGCTGTTTGACCCTCTGGGCATGCTCTCTCCGTTCAGCATTCGAATCAAAATGCTGTTTCAACGTTTGTGGGAGGAGAAGGTTGATTGGGACACGCCTTTGACCGGAAATATACAAGAGCTGTGGCATACCTGGTTGTCAAAGTTGGACAACATCGCACTAAATAGGTGTCTCGTTCCAGATGGAAATTACAACTTCAAGTATGAGCTTCACATCTTCAGCGACGCTAGTCCTTATGCATACGGCGCCTGTTTGTATTTAAGAGCCATTGCAAATGGAAGAACAGCGAAGGTCGGGTTTGTGTTTGCAAAGGCTCGGGTGGCGCGTTTGAAGACCCTAACTTTACCACGACAAGAGCTTATGGGCGCCCTGTTGGGAGTGAGGCTATCAaagaaaataactgaagctttgACGCGACTGAAGGAAGTGACCTGCGTATACTGGACAGATTCGTCAATCACCCTTTGTTGG GGGTTGTACCAGGTTCCGCGCCAAAGCAGCGACAGCAAGAATGGCTCCATTACCACAGGATCGAGTAGAAGCCGGTACGCCATTTGA